TTCACAAAGGCAAGTCAGCAATAACAAGGCACGCTTTAGTCGGACGGCACTACCTTGTTGAAGCTTGCAATGAATTAAATCTGCTATCGGGAGAGTCTGAGGACAGTCATGTCCACCACGACTTGAACAAACTCGTTGAGGACTGGTCAATGAAGCAGTCTCGTATCAGGACTGGCTTGATGATATGGGTACGTATTATCGTCTAAGAAGTCTAACCACCTCTCCTAGCTAAATTACCTCCAGTTACTTGATGCTATCATCTCATACGAGTTCAACGTAGCTCCACTGATGCAGTTGGTGGATGCAAAAGTCCTCTTACCATGTCAGGATTATATATGGGAATACCCATCGGCAGAGAAAGTTATTGCAGAACAAAAGTCATCCGGTATATTACACCTGACCGTACCTGGACCGTACATGAGATCAGCAAACTGACAATCTCCATGTACAGTCACACTGCTTGCCGCAATCGAAATGTTGTATATCGAAAAGCGTCTTCCAGAAAGCCTGAGCGAATTCAGCACTATTTTAATTATTCACAGCATTTGGCGAAGGACCAAAGAGGTCATCAACCAGAACCGGACACAACTGGCAAATTGGACTCCCAGTGCTACAATCCAAACGCGTGAAGCCCACCAGAGAGCATCAACAGAGACCTGGCCGCCGTCAAGCCCAATATTATCAAAGTGGCGCAACAGTGCCTGCGACTGTCTAGATATACTGCACTGGAGAGCTAATGCAAAGGCAGCCACCGCCGGCGGATTGGAACACCCTACTATCATGTACTTGCATCTATCTCGCCTCATTTTGCTCACGCCTGTAGCGCAAATCCAAACTTTGGCAACCAATCCCAGGAATGCAAACACCACAAACCTCGCTGTTAATCAGCGATATACGGATGCGAGCAATCATGTGCTGAAGTGGACGATGAATGATTCATTCAAGGCTAGGCTCGCCATCATTCACGCTGGCGCGCTGTTTTGGCATATACGACGGTACTCGACAAGGAGCTTTCTGGAACCTTTTACAATCTACATGGCCACGCTCATCATCTGGGCATACAGTGTCTCAGTGCAATTTGCAAAACAACAGGAAGAGTTCCAAGCCGCACCTTCGATGGAGGGGCCGCTATCGCCAGAAGCCCGCACTGTGGCCGCTGCGTGCCAGCAACCAACAACTTCCACACAGGATGAAGACCTATGTTCAGAGCtcccctttttcttcatcgatCGGCCGTGTGACGACGAGATGGTGCAAATGTACCTCCGCTTCGGTAACAAGATGTCTGCGCATATGGCAAGAGTTGGAGTCATAACGCAAACCTCCGCTCCAGGCAAAATCCTCCAAGAAGGCATCCGACTCCTTGGAAATGCCACGGCGGGTGGGCAAGACGTACCTGAAATGAGCACATGGGGGGCAGAGAGGACTTACATGGAGGTGTTGGTTGCTTTGGCTCGGGCAATGGAACAGAAGCAGACATGATCACGCTCGACTCATGCCTGACTCGTAGCTATAACGTACCATCTAAATGCCAAGTCTTACGTTGTCCAACTAACGAAACTCACCGAGACGTTCTTATTCGTTCTTAGGACGAATTACGACTAATGATCCCTTCTCCAACATGGTGATGTAGTATCGTTTGGCTTCCCCAGACCCACCCCCATCGCAGTTTGTCTTCCCGTCCCCGGACTTTATGTGAAGCTACCCCACCGCGATGCCACCGGACCTGGTCATTTCTCGTAGAAGCGAAGCCCGTAAATCATCAAAGGATGATGCTTGAATGAAGGGCGTCTAACCATCTCCAGTTGAAGCTTAATGCCTATTGTTACTTGAGGCGATTACCCCATCGTACCACATGCCTCCTCATCCACTTTTTTACTACCCGTTTTGTCCAACTCCCGCATCAAAGCTTCATTATAGATTGCGGGGTGACCCGACGGGCCTTGGGATTGGTCCAAGCATACTGTTAGCTCCCGGTGTCTGGGTTGACGCTCTCAGCAGGTTCAAAGGGTATATTTGAAGCAAGATTCCTAATtcgtttccatcatcatctttcaTTCCCGCTTTGGTTCACTTCTCATGCTCTTGCTGTAAATCAACATGGCAAACGACGATGAAAAGGTTGACGTAGTCGCCTTGGAGCACCAAAACTCAGTTGGTGGCAAAGATGTCATCCTGGCGAGGCAAGCAGCCGAGGCCGAGCATAATCTCAGTCTCTTGCAAGCCATCCGTAAATATCCCAAGGCAGTCTTGTGGTCGGTTCTCTTGTCGacctccatcatcatggaaGGCTACGATATTGTTCTCATCTCCTCATTCTTCGCACAGCCATCCTTTCGAAAACGATACGGCGACTTCGACGCTGGATCCAACAGCTATCAGATCTCTGCGTCGTGGCAAAACGGCCTTAGCAACGCGGTGAGCGTTGGTACTATTATTGGTGCCTTTGCCAACGGATACTTTACGCATAAATTTGGCTATCGGAAAGTCCTCTTGGCGTCTCTCCTTCTCGTTGTCGGCTTTGTGTTTATTCCCTTCTTTGCTCCTAATCTTGGGGTTCTGTTGGTTGGTGAGCTGCTTTGCGGTATTCCGTGGGGAGTTTTCGCAACCATGGTACGTGCTGAGCCTCTTTGGTCAGACCCTTGGCCACATGTCTAAAATCTGATGTTGCGCCAAATTCTCCCTCTCACCTCTTCACGGCTATTCGATCGCCGCTGCGTATTGTATCTAGCCTCGTAAATGCGAGATTGATAAGCTGACGCATCCAACTAAACAGGCCCCTGCGTATGCCTCAGAAGTCTGCCCAATGGCCCTCCGTGGATACTTGACCGTCTACGTTAACCTCTGCTGGGCGTTTGGTCAACTTATTTCGGCCGGAGTCCAGTCTGGGTTCGAGAATAATACGACGCAATGGTCCTACAGAATCCCCTTTGCGATTCAATGGGCCTGGCCCGTCCCTCTGTTTTTTATTCTCTGGTTTGCCCCAGAATCACCATGGTTCTACGTCCGTCAAGGCCTGCTGAGTGATGCGGAAAAGACCATTATTCGCCTCGGTGCAGATAGAGATATGGCTAAGCAGACTTTGGCTATGATGATCCATACAAATGAGCTGGAGGAGTCCATCGACAAGGGAACATCGTATTTGGATTGCTTCTGCGGCATCGATCGCTATCGTACGGAGATTGCCTGCATGGCTTTTGCTGCTCAGCCGTTTTGCGGATCAGCCATGGGAGGAACTCCGACTTACTTCTTTGTCCAGGCTGGATTGCCGACTTCGATCTCGTTCAAGATGTCGGTCAGCGGGCTGGGTCTCGCATCTGTGGGAACAATCATCTCCTGGTTCTTGATGCACCGTCTTGGAAGACGTACCATGTACCTCTGGGGCTTGGGTACTCTGACCACGATTTTGCTTGTTGTCGGATTCATCAGTGTTGGAGCTGCCAATTCAGCCGGAGGTAATTACGCCCAAGCTACTATGATCCTGTTGTGGCTATTAGTTTATTACATGACTGTCGGCCCCATCTGCTACGCGATTATAGGCGAAGTATCGTCAACTCGGCTTCGAAACAAGAGCGTTTGCCTGAGCCGAATTGTTTATTATATCGCCCAAATTATCTGCAACGTCGTCAATCCGTATATGCTTAACCCTACCGCAGGGGACTGGCGCGGAAAAACTGCCTTCTTCTGGGGATTCTGGGCTTTCGTCTTTTTCGTTTGGACTTGGTTCAGGCTCCCCGaaacaaaagacaagacTTTTGAAGAGTTGGATATTCTCTTTGCTCGTGGCATCAAGGCTAGAGAATTTGCGAGTTACAAGGTAGATGCCTatgttgagggagaagaaagccTGTCCAAGAATGCATAGCTTGTAGCTCTATTCCATCTTAATACAACATCAGTGCACATATGATGTAAGACCAGTGGTCGGACAATTTTATTCTCTCTCGGCTGCGATATGATTAGTTGGAGGCATTTTCCCTTTCCAGGCTTAGCCCTCCCGTCCCGCTGTTGACAATGAGAGCTTTGTTAGCTCACATGCGCATTTTACTGAGGCAGCCCAAGGTATCAGGCATCTGGACTTGACTTGTACCTCAGGGAACTGCTCTCTGAAGCCCCAGCTTCAATACTGCTATGGAGTTGAACTGCCCCTATGCATTTGGCTCTCGTCATGAACTGGAATTTGTCGCCAAACGCGACTACTCAATTTACCATATAAAAAACAGAAAATCCAGCATTACAATTTGGCGAGCCTCATTATCAAGTTTCTGTACTCACTGAGAGCGTGgtttttcctctttctccataCGATCGCTAACCCAGCCGAAGCCAAGTCTGGTAGTTGCATTAGGTAGGTGGCTAAACGCTTTACATGGTAAGCCCATTCGGATCACTGCCGAATACTAGACTCTCCCAGAAAAAGCTTAGCCCTACGACACACCGGTACTTGCTGCGTTATTTTCAAGATAGGCCAGTCGCTTGCATTAGCACAACAGACTGAGTACAGATTTATCCCATTCGATGGAGATGTGGGATTAGTCTCGAACGGAGGCCTCCTTCTGACCTCATCGAAGAGGCCTCCTTTTAGCAATTCAGCCGCTTAAAGATCTTACTATCATTTAAATCACTCATAAAACAATAGATATGTGCATAACTAGGCTGCTATTGAGTTTAAAAAGATATGCTAATAACCGTGCCAAAGAGACATAGAcaaaggaggagaagaagaaaaagaggaaaaggtgTTAGAAGAGCATGAATTGTGATTCAGATGGATTTATGCACCATACATTTCAAGTTGCATAACTAGAGAAATTTTAATCTTTCAATAAAGTCAACCATCCTTTGTGATAAATGTCTCCTCATATGCCAGACTAGTTCAAAAGTTCTCAAGTTGATGATTGTTTTGAGTTTAATATTGTAACTTATGGCGCAGATATCTGCCCAATCCATATGTATACTATCATACAGTGATGCAGCATGAGATACATTTCGAAAATCACTCATAATGCATTTCAGCTCCCCCCAGACTGGTCAGAATTGGGCAAAGAGTGAGGAGAATCAACGTCATATCTTCGGTGTAAGCCCTGCTTGAAATACCAGACCTCTCCATCTGGATGCATTTCCTATATAAATGATTatcctcaacctccttctTGATGCATTATTCAGCCCAAAGTGTTTAAAATTTCTTCTCTAAGTCCATTACCACGTCTCCAACACTTTACTTCCTCTTGTCAGCGGTAAAATGGCTGCTGGTACTCATGACGATAGCGATCCTGAAAAGGGTACGGCGAAAGCCTCCGCTCAAACCAAGGGCGATCATGGCCTAGGTATTGCTGCAAAGCGTCGAATCCGATATTTTGATGACCAAGATGAGATCCAGCCGGTCGATCCTTTTCCTGCAAACAATCATGGCAAACTCAAAAGAAAGGGCTCAGCCTACTCTATCCACTCTCTGTCCAGTATCCGGAGTGGCCAACGGGTGGTTGATCCTGCCTCTGCCCTCCCTGTCTTGTACCGAACTATGAGTATGGATCTGGCACGGACGCAGGAGAAATCGAGTGTGACCATCAAAAAGACGGAAATTGGAGACAAGGCTATGGCAGGTAAGTTTGTTTTTCAAGGCCAGCTACAAGGCTCATAGAGACTGACCCACCGGATTTTAATAGAGCTCGGAGAACTCGAATGGCACACTATATCTATCCAAGAAGTTACCGATCGACTGGACACATCCGTCGAATCTGGTCTCTCAACTCAGGGAGTCAAAGATAAAACGGCAGAATTCGGTGCCAACACTCCAACCCCGCCGAAGTCACAATTGTTTCAGAAAATATTCTTCTATCTCTTTGGAGGCTTCGGCTCCATCCTCTTTGGCGGAAGCattcttgtctttgtctcatGGAGACCACTTGGCGAACCAGCCCCTGCAGTGGCCAACTTAGCCTTGGGTATTGTCCTAGCTATTGTGTGGTTAGCGCAAGCTGCTTTCAATGCCTGGCAAGatttctcctcctcgagagTCATGAAAAGTATTACGGGCATGCTTCCTGAAGACTGCAGTGTTCTTCGTGATGGGAGCAAGAGATTGGTTCCAGCATCTGAAGTGGTTCCTGGAGACCTTCTCTTTTTTAGTGCCGGCAATAAGTTGCCTGCTGATATTCGATTCGTCAGTGTGTCCACTGATGCCAAGTTTGACAGAAGCATCCTCACGGGTGAATCTGATCCACTGTCCGCAGTAACTGAATCCATGGAGAGCAACTACCTCGAAACTAAATGCATCGGAATGCAGGGTACTCATTGTACATCTGGAAGTGGCCTGGGTATCGTCGTCGCTACTGGCGATAACACAGTTTTCGGCCATATCGCGAAGCTGACAAACAAGCCCAAGTCTGGTCAAACTCCACTTCAAAAGGAGATTTTCAGATTTGTCCTCATTATCGCAACCTTGATGATACTCATGGTTGTAGTCATTGTTGCTTTGTGGGCTGGCTTTATTCGTCACAAGTATCCCGACTACATCTCAGTATCGACATTAATCGTGGATTGTGTCAGTGTGGCCATTGCCTTTATTCCTGAAGGTCTGCCAATAGCTTTAACAGCTTCACTCACTATCACTGCGGGAattatgaagaagaataataTCCTCTGCAAATCGCTCAAGACAGTTGAGACCCTTGGCACTGTTTCAGTGTTACTATCGGATAAAACAGGAACTCTGACCAAGAATCAAATGGCTGTAACAGACTGCCTCATTagctccagcgccttgaCTGCCACAGAGGCTATTGAAGAGATAGCAGAGGAATCCACTTCACGCAAAAAGGCTGCCCTTACGCAGCTCCGTGTCACTGCTGCAGTGTGCAATGCTGGAGAGTTTGACCCCACAACCATCCATCTTCCCATCGCTGATAGGAAGATCATCGCCGATGCGACAGATCAAGCTATTCTTCGCTTATCGGAATCGCTGGGCCCCGTCAATAAGTCTCGCGACTTATGGATTAAACGATTTGATCTCGCATTCAACTCAAAGAATAAGTTCTCCTTACGCGTCAGCTCTCCCAGCGTCCCCTCTTCCCTGGAATCCACACTTTCTGCTTCCGAAATCAGTGGCTTTGAT
This genomic stretch from Trichoderma breve strain T069 chromosome 1, whole genome shotgun sequence harbors:
- a CDS encoding sugar transporter domain-containing protein, giving the protein MANDDEKVDVVALEHQNSVGGKDVILARQAAEAEHNLSLLQAIRKYPKAVLWSVLLSTSIIMEGYDIVLISSFFAQPSFRKRYGDFDAGSNSYQISASWQNGLSNAVSVGTIIGAFANGYFTHKFGYRKVLLASLLLVVGFVFIPFFAPNLGVLLVGELLCGIPWGVFATMAPAYASEVCPMALRGYLTVYVNLCWAFGQLISAGVQSGFENNTTQWSYRIPFAIQWAWPVPLFFILWFAPESPWFYVRQGLLSDAEKTIIRLGADRDMAKQTLAMMIHTNELEESIDKGTSYLDCFCGIDRYRTEIACMAFAAQPFCGSAMGGTPTYFFVQAGLPTSISFKMSVSGLGLASVGTIISWFLMHRLGRRTMYLWGLGTLTTILLVVGFISVGAANSAGGNYAQATMILLWLLVYYMTVGPICYAIIGEVSSTRLRNKSVCLSRIVYYIAQIICNVVNPYMLNPTAGDWRGKTAFFWGFWAFVFFVWTWFRLPETKDKTFEELDILFARGIKAREFASYKVDAYVEGEESLSKNA
- a CDS encoding e1-E2 ATPase domain-containing protein, which gives rise to MAAGTHDDSDPEKGTAKASAQTKGDHGLGIAAKRRIRYFDDQDEIQPVDPFPANNHGKLKRKGSAYSIHSLSSIRSGQRVVDPASALPVLYRTMSMDLARTQEKSSVTIKKTEIGDKAMAELGELEWHTISIQEVTDRLDTSVESGLSTQGVKDKTAEFGANTPTPPKSQLFQKIFFYLFGGFGSILFGGSILVFVSWRPLGEPAPAVANLALGIVLAIVWLAQAAFNAWQDFSSSRVMKSITGMLPEDCSVLRDGSKRLVPASEVVPGDLLFFSAGNKLPADIRFVSVSTDAKFDRSILTGESDPLSAVTESMESNYLETKCIGMQGTHCTSGSGLGIVVATGDNTVFGHIAKLTNKPKSGQTPLQKEIFRFVLIIATLMILMVVVIVALWAGFIRHKYPDYISVSTLIVDCVSVAIAFIPEGLPIALTASLTITAGIMKKNNILCKSLKTVETLGTVSVLLSDKTGTLTKNQMAVTDCLISSSALTATEAIEEIAEESTSRKKAALTQLRVTAAVCNAGEFDPTTIHLPIADRKIIADATDQAILRLSESLGPVNKSRDLWIKRFDLAFNSKNKFSLRVSSPSVPSSLESTLSASEISGFDSQKDYILMIKGAPDILLSRCTRYVGEDGEVHNFDETTRMSIEAIKNSWSSQGKRVLALARKTLLGTAIQSNPEDNSFEKEALELARTGLTLIGLVGIVDPPREEVPGVIETLHRAGIRTAMVTGDFQLTAQAIARSCGIISVSDHETKAIVLTGQDLMTLLPHQWHTLVTEYSEISHSYVVAMIGDGVNDAPSLKQADIGISPASGSDIAIEAADMVLLDTFSAIPEAVLYGRVVFDNLKKTIAYLLPAGSWSEFWPVFTNVAFGLPQILSSFLMIIICCFTDCATAISLAYEKPEANLMLQPPRDVVNDRLVDWKLLLQAYGFVGTLETVLSFTMSYWYLQRNGLTFTSLWFSFGSIPTPDGQTADDVATHLTVASSVYFITLVVIQWFNAMALRTRHLSIFTHPPLFNPATQNWLLFPAILFSLTIALIFTLVPDITYLGCAPVPVEHWFIPMTLGLGLLCIDELRKMIKRRYPGGFIGRMAW